Proteins encoded by one window of Blautia luti:
- a CDS encoding glycine--tRNA ligase — protein sequence MEKTMDKIIALAKARGFVYPGSEIYGGLANTWDYGNLGVELKNNVKRAWWQKFIQESPYNVGVDCAILMNPQTWVASGHLGSFSDPLMDCKECHERFRADKIIEDFSQENGIELESSVDGWSQEEMMNFIKDHNVPCPTCGKHNFTDIRQFNLMFKTFQGVTEDAKNTVYLRPETAQGIFVNFKNVQRTSRKKIPFGIGQIGKSFRNEITPGNFTFRTREFEQMELEFFCEPDTDLEWFAYWKSFCLNWLHSLGLKDEEVRYRDHDAEELSFYSKATTDVEFLFPFGWGELWGIADRTDYDLTQHQNVSGQDLTYFDDEKKQKYIPYVIEPSLGADRVVLAFLCSAYDEEVLDAEKNDVRTVLHFHPALAPVKIGVLPLSKKLNEGAEKIYQQLSKKYNCEYDDRGNIGKRYRRQDEIGTPFCVTYDFESENDGAVTIRDRDTMEQVRVKIDELDAYFADKFTF from the coding sequence ATGGAAAAAACAATGGACAAAATTATTGCCCTGGCGAAAGCAAGAGGCTTTGTTTACCCGGGCTCTGAAATCTATGGCGGTCTTGCAAATACATGGGACTACGGTAACCTGGGCGTTGAACTGAAAAATAACGTAAAACGTGCATGGTGGCAGAAATTTATCCAGGAGTCTCCATATAACGTAGGTGTTGACTGTGCGATTCTGATGAACCCGCAGACATGGGTAGCATCCGGACATCTGGGAAGCTTTTCCGATCCGCTGATGGACTGTAAGGAATGTCACGAGCGTTTCCGTGCAGATAAGATCATTGAGGACTTCAGCCAGGAGAACGGCATTGAACTGGAGAGTTCTGTAGACGGATGGTCACAGGAAGAGATGATGAATTTCATCAAAGATCATAATGTACCATGCCCGACCTGCGGCAAACATAACTTCACAGATATCCGTCAGTTCAACCTGATGTTCAAAACATTTCAGGGTGTAACAGAGGATGCCAAGAATACCGTATACTTAAGACCTGAAACAGCACAGGGTATTTTCGTAAACTTCAAGAATGTGCAGAGAACATCCCGTAAGAAAATCCCGTTTGGTATCGGCCAGATCGGTAAATCTTTCCGTAACGAGATCACACCGGGTAACTTTACATTCCGTACCCGTGAGTTCGAGCAGATGGAACTTGAATTCTTCTGCGAGCCGGATACAGACCTTGAGTGGTTTGCATACTGGAAGAGCTTCTGCCTGAACTGGTTACATTCCCTTGGCCTGAAGGACGAAGAAGTTCGTTACCGTGACCATGATGCAGAAGAGCTAAGCTTCTACAGCAAGGCTACTACAGATGTAGAGTTCCTGTTCCCATTCGGATGGGGCGAACTGTGGGGAATCGCTGATAGAACCGATTATGACCTGACACAGCATCAGAACGTATCCGGACAGGATCTGACATACTTCGATGATGAGAAGAAACAGAAATATATTCCATATGTAATCGAGCCGTCACTGGGAGCTGACCGTGTGGTACTTGCATTCCTGTGCAGCGCATATGATGAGGAAGTTCTGGATGCAGAGAAGAATGACGTTCGTACAGTTCTTCATTTCCATCCGGCACTTGCACCTGTGAAAATCGGTGTGCTTCCGCTTTCCAAGAAGCTCAATGAAGGTGCAGAGAAGATCTATCAGCAGTTAAGCAAGAAATACAACTGCGAATATGATGACCGTGGAAACATCGGTAAACGTTACAGAAGACAGGATGAGATCGGTACTCCGTTCTGCGTAACATACGATTTCGAATCTGAGAACGATGGAGCAGTTACTATCCGTGACCGTGACACCATGGAACAGGTTCGTGTGAAGATTGATGAACTGGATGCATATTTCGCAGACAAATTCACATTCTAA
- a CDS encoding NRAMP family divalent metal transporter, translated as MTEKKKNGGALLGAAFLMATSAIGPGFLTQTSTFTGQYQASFGFVILVSVILAAVAQLNIWRVLCVTGLHGQEVANKLLPGLGYLVSVLIVFGGLVFNIGNVGGGALGFNTLLGIPTKVGYILAGALAIAVFLFKNAKNAMDTITKVLGAAMIIVIFIVIIIVKPPVGSAIKNTFVPSEGVTNLIPAILTLLGGTVGGYITFSGAHRLIDAGITGEKNLKEINKSSVMGMLIAAVVRIFLFLAVLGVVVKGVTLDASNPAADAFRQGAGEIGYRFAGLVLLCAAITSIIGAAYTSVSFLKTFNKKIEENENKVIIVFIVISTAIMFILGNPAVLLVLAGAVNGLILPITLAICLIASQKKSIMGENYHHPKILLILGIVVVILTAYLGVNTFISQLGKLL; from the coding sequence ATGACAGAAAAGAAAAAGAACGGCGGAGCACTGCTCGGCGCAGCTTTCCTTATGGCTACCTCAGCAATCGGACCTGGATTCCTGACTCAGACATCCACATTCACAGGACAGTATCAGGCGAGTTTTGGTTTTGTAATCCTTGTTTCTGTAATCCTTGCAGCAGTGGCACAGCTGAATATCTGGCGTGTGCTTTGTGTAACAGGGCTTCATGGACAGGAAGTGGCCAACAAACTTCTTCCGGGACTTGGATATCTGGTGTCTGTACTGATTGTATTCGGCGGTCTGGTATTTAACATCGGAAATGTTGGTGGAGGAGCTCTTGGGTTCAATACTTTACTTGGAATTCCAACTAAAGTTGGTTACATACTTGCCGGAGCACTTGCAATTGCAGTATTCCTGTTCAAGAATGCAAAGAATGCCATGGATACCATTACCAAAGTTCTTGGTGCAGCGATGATCATCGTAATTTTTATTGTGATCATTATCGTAAAACCACCGGTAGGAAGTGCCATCAAGAACACATTTGTACCGTCTGAGGGTGTTACAAATCTGATTCCTGCCATCCTGACACTGCTTGGTGGAACAGTTGGCGGATATATCACATTCTCAGGAGCACACCGTCTGATCGATGCAGGTATCACAGGAGAGAAGAACTTAAAAGAAATCAACAAGAGTTCTGTTATGGGTATGCTCATTGCAGCAGTTGTTCGAATCTTCCTTTTCCTTGCAGTTCTCGGCGTTGTTGTAAAAGGTGTGACACTTGATGCTTCCAACCCTGCAGCAGATGCATTCAGACAGGGCGCAGGAGAGATCGGCTACCGTTTCGCCGGACTGGTTCTTCTGTGTGCAGCCATCACATCCATTATCGGAGCTGCCTACACTTCTGTTTCATTCCTGAAAACCTTCAATAAGAAGATTGAAGAGAATGAGAACAAAGTGATCATTGTATTTATTGTAATCTCTACAGCAATTATGTTTATTCTGGGAAATCCGGCAGTTCTGCTGGTACTTGCAGGCGCTGTAAATGGTCTGATCCTTCCGATCACCCTTGCAATCTGCCTCATCGCATCTCAGAAGAAATCTATTATGGGAGAGAACTATCATCATCCAAAGATTCTGCTGATCCTTGGAATCGTAGTAGTTATCCTTACTGCTTACCTTGGCGTAAATACTTTTATTTCCCAGCTTGGTAAGTTACTGTAA
- the pxpB gene encoding 5-oxoprolinase subunit PxpB has product MPEIRILTEGDSSVLVEFGKEINPEINRKITATVQLMREQHIEGVVDVIPAFCSLLINYDPRVISFDDLKTRLEILVKMDVKAGEEKKKVYEIPVCYGGEYGPDLENIAEHAGLSVEEVIKIHSSRDYLIYMLGFLPGFCYLGGLDERIHTPRLANPRIKISAGSVGIGGSQTGIYPLDSPGGWQLMGMTPVKTYDPEREVPILVEAGDYIRFVPIDEEEYKRIKELVERGEYQCIVHEGEV; this is encoded by the coding sequence ATGCCGGAAATCAGAATACTGACAGAAGGAGATTCTTCTGTTCTGGTTGAATTTGGCAAAGAGATCAATCCGGAGATCAACCGGAAGATCACTGCCACTGTACAGCTTATGAGAGAACAGCATATCGAAGGTGTGGTTGATGTCATACCAGCGTTCTGCTCACTGCTGATCAATTATGATCCCCGTGTAATTTCTTTTGATGACCTGAAGACCAGACTGGAAATTCTGGTCAAAATGGATGTCAAAGCAGGGGAAGAAAAAAAGAAAGTTTATGAAATCCCAGTGTGCTATGGTGGAGAATATGGCCCTGACCTTGAGAACATTGCAGAGCATGCAGGATTGTCTGTAGAAGAAGTGATCAAGATCCATTCTTCCAGGGATTATCTGATCTACATGCTTGGATTCCTTCCGGGCTTCTGTTATCTGGGAGGTCTGGACGAGCGGATCCATACACCGAGACTTGCAAATCCAAGGATTAAGATCAGTGCGGGAAGCGTGGGAATCGGTGGTTCCCAGACCGGTATTTATCCTCTGGATTCTCCGGGAGGATGGCAGTTAATGGGTATGACACCTGTTAAGACCTATGATCCTGAGAGAGAAGTACCGATCCTGGTAGAAGCAGGAGATTATATCCGTTTTGTACCAATCGATGAAGAAGAATACAAACGGATCAAAGAATTAGTAGAACGTGGGGAATACCAGTGCATCGTTCACGAAGGAGAGGTGTAA
- a CDS encoding biotin-dependent carboxyltransferase family protein, whose protein sequence is MGIRILKGGMMTTVQDLGRTGYQSQGFSVAGVMDVRSFKIANLLLDNPENEAVLEITLIGPTLEFTSATIIAITGGDFQPTINGEPAPMYTALYMNKGDVLKFGSARTGSRAYIAFSSYLDIPVVMGSRCTNLKSKLGGFKGRKLQAGDYIGFRIKRRYLPFFLSRKLDIDEYDQTEATLRVVMGPQNSMFSKQGIDTFLHSEYTVTSDFDRMGCRLEGPFIAPKETSDIISDGIAFGAIQVPSHGKPIILLADRQTTGGYAKIATVASVDIPKLVQRKTDHKIHFKPITVQEAQRLYLEEMKELDGLRKIIHQPCKEVLDCRLVAKRLRKLFEE, encoded by the coding sequence ATGGGAATTCGTATATTAAAGGGCGGCATGATGACAACTGTACAGGATCTGGGAAGAACCGGCTATCAGAGCCAGGGATTCAGCGTGGCTGGTGTTATGGATGTCCGTTCATTTAAAATCGCCAACCTTCTTCTGGATAATCCGGAGAATGAGGCAGTTCTTGAGATTACCCTGATCGGTCCTACTCTTGAATTTACATCAGCTACCATTATTGCTATTACAGGCGGTGATTTCCAGCCGACCATCAACGGGGAGCCTGCACCGATGTACACAGCACTTTATATGAACAAAGGCGATGTGCTGAAGTTCGGAAGTGCCAGAACAGGAAGCAGAGCATATATCGCATTTTCCAGTTATCTGGACATCCCGGTAGTGATGGGAAGCCGCTGTACCAACTTAAAGAGCAAGCTGGGCGGATTCAAGGGCAGAAAACTGCAGGCAGGAGATTATATCGGATTTCGTATTAAGAGACGTTACCTGCCGTTTTTCCTTTCCAGAAAGCTGGATATTGATGAATATGACCAGACAGAAGCAACCTTACGTGTGGTTATGGGACCTCAGAATTCCATGTTCAGCAAGCAGGGAATCGATACATTCCTTCACAGTGAATATACAGTGACCAGCGATTTTGACCGTATGGGATGCAGACTGGAAGGTCCGTTTATTGCGCCAAAGGAAACTTCAGATATTATTTCTGATGGTATTGCATTCGGAGCAATTCAGGTACCGTCACACGGCAAGCCGATCATCCTGCTGGCAGACCGCCAGACAACAGGAGGATATGCGAAGATTGCTACAGTGGCAAGTGTGGATATCCCGAAACTGGTACAGAGAAAGACAGACCACAAGATCCATTTCAAACCGATCACTGTACAGGAAGCACAGAGATTATATCTGGAAGAGATGAAAGAACTGGACGGACTGAGAAAGATCATCCACCAGCCGTGTAAAGAGGTTCTGGACTGCCGTCTGGTTGCCAAGAGACTGCGCAAGCTGTTTGAAGAATAA
- the accB gene encoding acetyl-CoA carboxylase biotin carboxyl carrier protein — protein MDLEKIEGLVKIIEESSLNEFTYKDKDVKITMSKLDHPPVVAAGVPVAAPASAAVNTSVEAAEEEDDTLFITSPIVGTFYSAAAPDVPAFVKVGDQVKAGQTVCILEAMKLMNEIQSDYDCEIEAVLVSNEQKVEYGQPLFRVKKL, from the coding sequence ATGGATTTAGAGAAGATTGAAGGATTAGTAAAAATTATTGAGGAGTCCTCCCTCAATGAATTCACATACAAGGACAAAGATGTAAAGATCACAATGAGTAAACTGGATCACCCGCCTGTAGTGGCAGCAGGAGTACCGGTAGCAGCACCTGCATCGGCAGCGGTAAACACATCTGTGGAAGCAGCAGAGGAAGAGGATGATACCTTATTTATCACTTCCCCGATCGTAGGAACTTTTTATTCCGCAGCAGCACCGGATGTACCTGCATTTGTAAAAGTAGGAGATCAGGTAAAAGCAGGTCAGACAGTCTGCATCCTGGAAGCCATGAAACTGATGAACGAGATCCAGAGTGATTATGACTGTGAAATCGAGGCAGTATTAGTAAGCAATGAACAGAAAGTAGAATACGGACAGCCGCTGTTTCGTGTAAAGAAACTGTAG
- the accC gene encoding acetyl-CoA carboxylase biotin carboxylase subunit, whose protein sequence is MFNKILIANRGEIAVRIIRACRNMGIRSVAVYSKEDAKSLHVQLADQRICIGEGPARNSYLNMDRIIAAAENMGADAIHPGFGFLSENSDFVRKCQENGITFIGPDADVIDKMGNKSHARKTMMDAGVPVVPGTKEPVYDAETGKKLAEEIGYPVMIKASSGGGGKGMRVAANEDEFEFQFNMAQRESANAFGDDTMYIERFVENPRHVEIQIMADSHGNVVALGERDCSVQRNHQKLIEESPSPAIDDATRKKMNEYAVLAAKTVGYTNAGTIEFIVDPKGNFYFMEMNTRIQVEHGVTEMVTGTDLIIEQIRVAMGEELSFKQEDVQIKGHAIECRINAEIPEKNFMPSPGVVQHMHLPAGNGVRVDTGLYTGYKIPSEYDSMIAKVIVHAPDREAALQKMRSALDEMVIMGVETNLDFQYQIMKNPVFCEGKADTGFIENVLKIK, encoded by the coding sequence TTGTTTAATAAAATTCTGATTGCCAATCGTGGTGAAATCGCAGTGCGTATCATCCGCGCCTGCAGAAATATGGGAATCCGCAGTGTGGCAGTGTATTCCAAAGAAGATGCAAAGAGCCTTCATGTACAGCTGGCAGACCAGCGTATCTGCATCGGTGAAGGTCCTGCGCGAAACAGTTATCTGAATATGGACCGGATCATCGCGGCAGCCGAGAATATGGGGGCAGATGCCATTCATCCGGGATTCGGATTCCTGTCCGAGAACAGTGACTTCGTCCGCAAGTGTCAGGAAAACGGTATTACGTTTATCGGGCCGGATGCAGATGTGATTGATAAGATGGGAAACAAATCCCATGCAAGAAAGACAATGATGGATGCCGGTGTTCCGGTAGTACCGGGAACCAAAGAGCCTGTCTATGATGCAGAAACAGGTAAGAAACTGGCAGAGGAGATCGGCTATCCGGTTATGATCAAGGCTTCTTCCGGTGGTGGCGGTAAAGGTATGCGTGTAGCTGCCAATGAGGATGAATTTGAGTTTCAGTTTAACATGGCGCAGAGAGAATCTGCCAATGCATTCGGTGATGATACCATGTACATCGAGCGTTTCGTAGAGAATCCCCGTCATGTAGAGATCCAGATCATGGCAGACAGTCATGGAAATGTAGTAGCTCTTGGAGAACGTGACTGTTCTGTACAGAGAAACCATCAGAAACTAATCGAGGAATCCCCGTCCCCGGCTATTGATGATGCAACACGTAAAAAAATGAATGAATATGCAGTTCTTGCTGCGAAAACAGTAGGTTATACCAATGCGGGAACCATTGAGTTTATCGTAGACCCGAAAGGCAATTTCTATTTCATGGAAATGAACACCAGAATTCAGGTAGAGCATGGTGTTACAGAGATGGTAACAGGCACAGACCTGATCATTGAGCAGATCCGTGTGGCAATGGGCGAGGAATTAAGCTTTAAGCAGGAGGATGTCCAGATCAAAGGACATGCCATTGAGTGCCGTATTAATGCAGAGATCCCGGAGAAGAACTTTATGCCAAGTCCTGGCGTGGTACAGCATATGCACCTTCCGGCAGGTAATGGAGTGCGTGTAGATACCGGACTTTATACAGGATATAAGATTCCCTCCGAATACGATTCCATGATCGCGAAAGTTATCGTTCATGCACCGGACAGAGAGGCAGCGCTTCAGAAGATGCGTTCTGCACTGGATGAGATGGTGATCATGGGAGTGGAGACAAACCTGGATTTTCAGTATCAGATCATGAAGAATCCGGTATTCTGTGAGGGAAAAGCAGATACAGGATTTATTGAGAATGTGCTGAAGATTAAGTAA
- a CDS encoding LamB/YcsF family protein has protein sequence MYTVDLNSDLGESFGRYTIGNDDKIIPLISSANVACGYHAADPVVMGKTIAMAKEADIRVGAHPGFPDLMGFGRRNMNVTPAEAKAYVLYQLGALDAFCRVNGVKMQHVKPHGALYNMAAKDYALSTAICEAIKEFDSNLIVLALSGGQLAKAAQDMGLRTAMEVFADRGYEEDGTLVDRRKEGAMITDENEAIARVIRMVKEKKVTAVTGKDIPIQADSICVHGDGAKALAFVEKIREAFGKEGIQISPLDEFVK, from the coding sequence ATGTACACAGTAGACTTAAACAGTGACCTTGGCGAAAGTTTCGGCCGCTATACCATTGGAAATGACGATAAGATCATTCCTCTGATCTCATCTGCAAATGTAGCCTGCGGTTATCACGCAGCTGATCCTGTAGTAATGGGAAAAACCATTGCAATGGCAAAGGAAGCAGATATCCGGGTTGGTGCACATCCTGGATTCCCGGATCTGATGGGATTCGGAAGAAGAAACATGAACGTAACACCTGCAGAGGCCAAAGCATACGTACTCTATCAGTTAGGCGCACTGGATGCATTCTGTAGAGTAAATGGCGTGAAGATGCAGCATGTGAAACCTCACGGCGCACTTTACAACATGGCAGCGAAAGACTATGCACTGTCCACAGCAATCTGTGAAGCAATCAAAGAGTTCGACAGTAATCTCATCGTTCTCGCATTATCCGGTGGACAGCTTGCGAAAGCAGCCCAGGATATGGGACTTCGCACAGCGATGGAAGTATTTGCAGACCGTGGCTATGAAGAGGACGGAACTCTGGTAGACAGACGGAAAGAAGGAGCCATGATCACAGACGAGAACGAAGCGATCGCCCGTGTGATCCGTATGGTAAAAGAGAAGAAAGTTACTGCGGTAACAGGCAAAGACATTCCGATCCAGGCAGATTCCATCTGCGTACACGGAGACGGAGCGAAAGCACTGGCATTCGTAGAGAAGATCAGAGAAGCTTTCGGAAAAGAAGGAATCCAGATCAGCCCACTGGATGAATTTGTAAAATAA
- a CDS encoding PfkB family carbohydrate kinase → MKTFVKPIFRLSEELLPKISFMIPNSRELDNLVPGEDSYEEKAEYLYHKGCSNVIVTLGSKGSYLRNKDYSIHIPAVKFNTVDSNGAANCFISALAVALSQNHPLLYSICFATYAAGISTTQQGVMTSLPDRQQLEGYADDIQDFYNSLVSQQS, encoded by the coding sequence GTGAAGACTTTCGTTAAGCCGATCTTCCGGCTTTCCGAAGAACTGCTGCCCAAGATTTCCTTCATGATTCCAAACTCCCGGGAACTGGACAATCTGGTTCCCGGTGAGGACTCCTATGAGGAAAAGGCAGAATATTTATATCACAAAGGCTGTTCCAATGTTATCGTAACCCTGGGAAGTAAAGGTTCTTATCTGCGAAACAAGGATTATTCCATCCATATCCCGGCGGTCAAATTCAATACCGTTGACAGCAATGGTGCAGCCAACTGTTTCATCTCTGCGCTGGCAGTGGCTTTAAGCCAGAATCATCCTCTCCTTTATTCTATCTGCTTCGCTACTTACGCAGCAGGGATCAGCACTACCCAGCAGGGAGTTATGACCTCCCTTCCTGACAGACAGCAGTTGGAAGGGTATGCAGATGATATCCAGGATTTTTATAATTCTCTTGTTTCACAACAGAGTTAA
- a CDS encoding IclR family transcriptional regulator domain-containing protein: MRTKQRGYAIDDMEHEFGIKCIAMPVFDRTKNVYAAISISGLAQHFTDENIAEWAILLKKYIRKIESRL, encoded by the coding sequence GTGAGAACGAAACAGCGAGGATACGCCATTGATGATATGGAACACGAATTCGGGATCAAGTGTATTGCAATGCCTGTATTCGACAGAACGAAGAATGTATACGCTGCGATCAGCATCAGCGGACTGGCACAGCATTTTACGGATGAGAACATCGCAGAATGGGCGATACTTCTGAAAAAGTATATTCGTAAAATAGAAAGCAGGCTGTAG
- the rfbD gene encoding dTDP-4-dehydrorhamnose reductase — MRVFVTGVGGQLGHDVMNELAKRGYEGVGSDIAPSYSGIADGTAVTTMPYVQMDITDKASVEKVIKDAKVDAVIHCAAWTAVDAAEDEENQPKVRLVNVTGTQNIADVCKGLDIKMLYLSTDYVFDGQGTTPWEPDCKDYKPLNVYGQTKLDGELAVSGTVDKFFIVRIAWVFGKNGKNFIKTMINLGKTHDTLSVVNDQIGTPTYTYDLARLLVDMIETEKYGYYHATNEGGYISWYDFTKEIFRQAAAMGHPEYLPENMTVNSVTTAEYGVSKAARPFNSRLDKSKLTANGFTPLPTWQDALGRYLKELDF, encoded by the coding sequence ATGAGAGTTTTTGTAACAGGTGTAGGCGGTCAGCTTGGACATGATGTTATGAACGAACTTGCGAAACGCGGTTATGAAGGTGTAGGAAGTGACATTGCTCCTTCCTACAGCGGAATCGCAGACGGCACTGCTGTTACCACAATGCCTTATGTACAGATGGATATCACAGATAAAGCTTCTGTAGAGAAAGTCATCAAAGATGCAAAGGTGGACGCAGTGATCCACTGTGCAGCATGGACAGCTGTAGATGCTGCAGAAGATGAGGAAAATCAGCCGAAGGTTCGTCTGGTAAACGTTACCGGAACCCAGAATATCGCTGATGTGTGCAAAGGGCTTGACATCAAGATGCTGTATCTCTCCACTGACTATGTATTCGACGGTCAGGGAACCACTCCATGGGAGCCTGACTGCAAGGATTACAAGCCGTTAAATGTCTATGGACAGACCAAACTGGACGGCGAACTGGCTGTATCCGGCACAGTGGATAAGTTCTTTATCGTCCGTATTGCATGGGTATTTGGCAAAAACGGCAAGAACTTCATCAAGACCATGATCAATCTTGGAAAAACACACGACACACTCTCCGTAGTCAATGACCAGATCGGTACTCCAACTTATACCTATGACCTGGCAAGACTGCTGGTAGATATGATCGAGACAGAGAAATACGGTTACTATCATGCAACCAACGAGGGCGGTTACATCAGCTGGTATGATTTCACCAAAGAGATCTTCCGTCAGGCAGCTGCCATGGGACATCCGGAATATCTTCCGGAAAACATGACAGTTAACTCTGTCACAACTGCTGAATACGGTGTTTCCAAAGCAGCACGTCCGTTCAACAGCCGTCTGGATAAGAGCAAACTGACAGCCAATGGCTTCACTCCTCTTCCAACCTGGCAGGATGCACTGGGACGTTATCTGAAAGAACTGGATTTCTGA
- the rfbB gene encoding dTDP-glucose 4,6-dehydratase has protein sequence MNIIVTGGAGFIGSNFIFHMLKKYPDYRIICLDCLTYAGNLSTLAPVMDNPNFRFVKESITDREAVYKLFEEEHPDMVVNFAAESHVDRSIENPEVFLTTNIIGTAVLMDACRKYGIKRYHQVSTDEVYGDLPLDRPDLFFTEETPIHTSSPYSSSKASADLLVLAYHRTYGLPVTISRCSNNYGPYHFPEKLIPLMIANALNDKPLPVYGKGENVRDWLYVEDHCRAIDLIIHKGRVGEVYNVGGHNEMTNIDIVKIICKELGKPESLITYVADRKGHDMRYAIDPTKIHNELGWLPETKFADGIKKTIKWYLDNKEWWETIISGEYQNYYEKMYAHRGEA, from the coding sequence ATGAATATTATCGTAACCGGCGGTGCCGGATTTATCGGAAGCAACTTTATTTTTCATATGTTAAAAAAATACCCGGATTATCGTATCATCTGTCTGGACTGCCTGACATACGCAGGAAACCTTTCCACTCTTGCTCCTGTTATGGACAACCCGAATTTCCGTTTCGTGAAAGAAAGCATCACAGACCGTGAGGCAGTTTACAAACTCTTCGAAGAAGAACATCCCGACATGGTTGTAAACTTCGCAGCAGAAAGCCACGTAGACCGTTCCATCGAGAACCCGGAAGTATTCCTTACAACAAACATCATCGGTACTGCTGTCCTTATGGATGCATGCCGTAAATACGGAATCAAACGTTACCATCAGGTATCCACTGATGAAGTTTACGGAGATCTGCCATTAGACAGACCTGACCTGTTCTTCACAGAGGAAACTCCGATCCACACAAGCAGCCCTTACAGCTCTTCCAAGGCTTCTGCAGACCTTCTGGTACTTGCTTACCACAGAACTTACGGACTGCCTGTAACCATCAGCCGCTGCTCCAACAACTACGGCCCATATCATTTCCCGGAGAAACTGATCCCGTTAATGATCGCCAATGCATTAAATGACAAACCACTTCCTGTATATGGAAAGGGTGAAAACGTCCGTGACTGGCTCTATGTAGAAGATCACTGCCGCGCTATCGACCTGATCATCCACAAAGGACGTGTCGGCGAAGTTTACAATGTAGGCGGACATAACGAAATGACAAATATCGATATCGTTAAGATCATCTGCAAGGAACTTGGCAAACCGGAAAGCCTGATCACATACGTAGCAGACCGTAAAGGCCATGATATGCGTTATGCCATCGACCCGACCAAGATCCACAATGAACTTGGCTGGTTACCGGAAACCAAATTTGCTGATGGTATCAAGAAGACCATCAAATGGTATCTGGATAACAAGGAATGGTGGGAAACTATCATCTCCGGTGAATACCAGAACTACTATGAGAAAATGTACGCACACCGCGGGGAGGCATAA
- the rfbA gene encoding glucose-1-phosphate thymidylyltransferase RfbA, with amino-acid sequence MKGIILAGGSGTRLYPLTMVTSKQLLPIYDKPMIYYPMSVLMNAGIRDILIISTPQDTPRFEELLGDGHQFGVHLTYAVQPSPDGLAQAFIIGEEFIGNDTVAMVLGDNIFAGHGLKKRLQAAVQNAESGEGATVFGYYVDDPERFGIVEFDHDGKAISIEEKPEHPKSNYCVTGLYFYDNRVVEYAKNLKPSARGELEITDLNRIYLEKGELNVELLGQGFTWLDTGTHESLVEATNFVKTMESHQHRKIGCLEEIAYLNGWITKDDVLKVYEVLKKNQYGQYLKDVLDGKYLDVLH; translated from the coding sequence ATGAAAGGTATTATTTTAGCAGGTGGTTCCGGCACACGCCTTTATCCGCTGACAATGGTAACTTCCAAACAGCTTCTGCCGATCTACGACAAACCTATGATCTACTATCCAATGTCTGTACTGATGAATGCAGGCATCCGCGATATCCTAATCATCTCCACACCACAGGATACCCCTCGTTTCGAGGAACTTCTGGGTGACGGACATCAATTCGGCGTTCATCTTACCTATGCCGTACAGCCAAGCCCGGACGGACTTGCGCAGGCATTTATCATCGGAGAGGAATTCATCGGCAATGACACAGTTGCCATGGTGCTGGGTGATAACATTTTCGCAGGACATGGACTGAAGAAGAGACTTCAGGCTGCTGTACAGAATGCAGAATCCGGCGAAGGCGCTACTGTATTCGGATACTATGTAGATGATCCGGAGAGATTCGGTATCGTAGAATTCGACCACGACGGTAAAGCCATCTCTATCGAAGAGAAACCGGAACATCCGAAGAGCAACTACTGTGTAACAGGTTTATATTTCTATGACAACCGTGTGGTAGAATATGCCAAAAATCTGAAGCCAAGCGCCAGAGGCGAACTTGAAATCACAGATCTGAACCGTATTTATCTGGAAAAAGGCGAGTTAAACGTAGAACTTCTTGGCCAGGGATTCACATGGCTGGATACCGGTACACATGAAAGCCTTGTGGAAGCTACCAACTTCGTAAAAACCATGGAAAGCCACCAGCACCGCAAGATCGGATGCCTGGAAGAGATCGCATATCTCAACGGCTGGATCACCAAAGACGATGTACTGAAAGTTTATGAAGTACTAAAGAAGAATCAGTACGGCCAGTATCTGAAAGATGTACTGGACGGCAAATATCTGGACGTGCTCCACTGA